Proteins encoded within one genomic window of Geotalea daltonii FRC-32:
- a CDS encoding SDR family oxidoreductase has product MKQRPRTIVLTGATGFLGSHLMAAILKRGDRLIVFGRPAGSKSLGERIVTTLAWFGLQHPGSHLELAEVDLLKLRCGLEQKRYQALCAETDLVIHCASDTTFSDRNRGQSLAANVTSLNSLLLFASDCKASAFHYVSTAYSTGISPGLCLERPVSSTEFFNVYEETKAMAERRIADSCRACGIPFTIVRPSIVYGDSRSGRANRFNAIYHHVRSLAAIRDIYLNDIRNNGGMKSAGHGIRLGGEGILHLPIRLTLEQPGSINLIPVDYFVAATLAIIEAANTDNIYHLTNGQPSTTEELAEYCERFLNIRGLEITYGQDTRYEPSPAEELFNRFIEPYRPYLSDLRIFDRQNTDRDSANPVPPHFNYDIFRRCMEYAMSVDWGKKSDHQ; this is encoded by the coding sequence ATGAAACAGAGACCTCGCACCATCGTACTCACCGGCGCAACGGGGTTTCTCGGCAGTCACCTCATGGCCGCAATTCTCAAGCGGGGTGATCGACTGATCGTCTTCGGCAGGCCTGCCGGCAGCAAAAGCCTGGGGGAGCGGATCGTCACCACACTGGCGTGGTTTGGCCTGCAGCATCCAGGCTCGCACCTGGAACTGGCGGAAGTGGATCTCCTCAAACTCCGGTGCGGCCTTGAACAAAAGCGCTACCAGGCCCTGTGCGCCGAGACGGACCTGGTCATCCACTGCGCATCGGACACCACCTTTTCCGATCGCAATCGGGGTCAATCACTGGCTGCCAATGTGACCAGCCTCAACAGCCTCCTACTCTTCGCCAGTGACTGCAAGGCTTCCGCTTTCCACTACGTCAGCACCGCTTACAGCACCGGCATCAGTCCCGGCCTTTGTCTGGAGCGGCCGGTATCATCCACGGAATTCTTCAACGTCTATGAAGAGACCAAGGCCATGGCAGAACGCCGGATTGCCGATAGCTGCCGTGCCTGCGGCATCCCCTTTACTATCGTCCGGCCCTCAATTGTCTATGGCGATTCCCGAAGCGGCCGGGCCAACCGTTTCAACGCCATCTATCACCATGTGAGGTCCCTGGCCGCCATCAGGGATATTTACTTGAACGACATCCGGAACAATGGGGGCATGAAGTCAGCCGGCCATGGAATCCGCCTTGGCGGCGAGGGCATTCTTCATCTACCCATAAGGCTGACTTTGGAACAGCCGGGCAGCATCAACCTCATCCCGGTCGACTATTTCGTAGCTGCCACTCTCGCCATTATTGAAGCAGCCAATACTGACAACATTTACCATCTGACCAATGGACAACCCAGCACAACCGAAGAACTGGCAGAATACTGCGAAAGGTTCCTCAACATAAGGGGATTGGAAATCACCTACGGCCAAGACACAAGATATGAACCGAGCCCTGCCGAGGAGCTCTTCAACCGCTTCATCGAACCCTACCGTCCCTACCTCTCCGACCTCCGAATCTTTGACCGGCAAAATACCGACCGGGACTCGGCCAATCCAGTCCCGCCCCATTTCAACTACGACATCTTCAGGCGCTGCATGGAGTATGCAATGAGCGTCGATTGGGGAAAGAAATCCGACCATCAATAA
- a CDS encoding FAD-binding oxidoreductase: protein MDNARDIAANCRQYAMCKIDFLGTGVCASGFERHYVTFYPQGRMLLYAALADGKIPVTEKCVQAADSCNLCGKCDYQCYFVTEMRPTKVMRALKTLVEKHVAAGNPILKEKETFLLREMQEIVGHNWATGDRGVAVTYSTDPCPMAKPQMPDYVVMPETREEIACLITLFNGNGIPWVARGNGTNILGLALGKGVVIDLSRMKGIVFDEKRWLARIEPGVTAFDLQREASRRGYRVHVAEPAAAVCGSTSCSGLFSLFSATYGTAADNYVDAEFVGSDGSLFSLNDKAAPNLYAFDRVEQKAPGICTALSIKLHPKTADETGILVPFATMEQAIGFSRECATRRIGLAMGILDLEYVSAFISPTRELAVKVKEIFADKLGMACMVLVIGDKYSMAAIGEMGLPLFDQRLVTALTLGLPSLASARWLDLIAEFTEDEPFSYLKIRGFTELAEAALAPSPGQLVQDLDPELRPFFEELYSRPELTDLVWLNMFRITSSRIGRDRHFFPIVIYLPLEPQLISEMVTALKEIADSHQLKNSLGFITPVDNGKRCVMEYDYYADQTSADEIHRAKEAIMAAGAMIENSALQTGTITPLRYILYQGYCRKENLLYSQDQS, encoded by the coding sequence ATGGACAACGCCAGGGACATCGCCGCCAATTGCCGACAGTATGCCATGTGCAAGATCGACTTTCTTGGGACCGGAGTCTGTGCCTCAGGCTTCGAACGGCATTACGTGACCTTTTATCCACAGGGAAGGATGCTCCTTTATGCGGCCCTCGCCGACGGAAAAATCCCTGTCACTGAAAAATGCGTCCAGGCGGCAGACAGCTGCAACCTGTGCGGAAAATGCGATTACCAGTGCTATTTCGTCACGGAAATGCGCCCGACAAAGGTGATGAGGGCATTGAAAACGCTGGTGGAAAAACATGTTGCAGCAGGTAACCCCATCTTAAAGGAAAAGGAAACTTTCCTCTTGCGAGAGATGCAGGAGATCGTGGGCCATAACTGGGCTACCGGTGACCGAGGCGTTGCCGTCACCTATTCTACAGACCCCTGCCCCATGGCAAAGCCACAGATGCCCGACTACGTGGTGATGCCGGAGACACGGGAAGAAATAGCCTGCCTCATAACGCTCTTCAATGGGAATGGCATTCCCTGGGTAGCGCGGGGCAACGGCACCAATATTCTCGGATTGGCCCTCGGCAAGGGGGTGGTCATCGACCTCAGCCGGATGAAAGGGATCGTTTTCGATGAAAAGCGATGGTTGGCCAGAATTGAACCAGGGGTCACGGCATTCGATCTGCAGCGTGAGGCTTCCCGGCGCGGTTACCGGGTCCATGTGGCTGAGCCGGCAGCCGCCGTCTGCGGCAGCACCAGTTGCTCCGGCCTCTTCTCGCTCTTTTCCGCCACCTACGGCACCGCAGCCGACAACTATGTTGATGCGGAGTTCGTCGGCAGCGACGGATCATTGTTTTCCCTGAATGACAAGGCAGCCCCCAATCTCTATGCATTCGACAGGGTCGAGCAGAAGGCGCCCGGCATCTGCACTGCCTTGTCCATAAAACTCCACCCGAAAACTGCCGATGAGACGGGGATCCTGGTCCCTTTTGCAACCATGGAACAGGCAATCGGGTTTTCCCGGGAGTGTGCCACGAGGCGCATCGGCCTGGCCATGGGCATTCTCGACCTTGAGTATGTCTCGGCATTTATCTCGCCGACCCGGGAACTGGCGGTGAAGGTCAAGGAAATTTTCGCTGACAAACTGGGCATGGCCTGCATGGTCCTGGTGATCGGCGACAAATACTCAATGGCCGCCATCGGCGAAATGGGGCTGCCCCTATTCGACCAGCGCCTGGTCACCGCCCTCACCCTCGGCCTTCCATCCCTCGCCTCCGCCCGCTGGCTGGATCTGATCGCCGAGTTCACCGAAGATGAACCGTTTTCCTACCTGAAAATCAGGGGCTTCACCGAACTTGCTGAAGCGGCCCTTGCCCCATCCCCAGGTCAACTTGTACAGGACCTGGACCCTGAACTGAGGCCTTTTTTCGAGGAGCTTTACTCCCGCCCGGAGTTGACCGATCTTGTCTGGCTCAACATGTTCAGGATCACAAGTTCCCGGATCGGCCGGGACAGGCACTTTTTCCCCATCGTCATCTATCTGCCCCTGGAGCCTCAACTGATCAGCGAAATGGTAACGGCCCTGAAGGAGATTGCAGACAGCCACCAGCTGAAGAACAGCCTCGGCTTCATCACTCCGGTGGACAACGGCAAGCGGTGCGTCATGGAATACGACTACTATGCCGACCAGACCAGCGCCGATGAAATCCATCGGGCAAAGGAAGCGATCATGGCCGCCGGGGCAATGATTGAAAATAGTGCCCTGCAAACCGGAACCATAACGCCGCTCCGCTATATCCTTTACCAGGGCTACTGCAGAAAGGAAAACCTCCTCTATTCCCAGGATCAATCATGA
- a CDS encoding phosphatase PAP2 family protein, producing MNWFDLQVVTFLNGFARQSWLFDKTMNIFAGNIMFKGGIVIPLLWWLWFRRDKGAQDKAYLLSTLAVSFLSLMVARLLALALPFRLRPLHNPQLDFTLPFGTRPSSLEGWSAFPSDHAALFFTLATGIFLLSRRAGIYAYLHAIFIISFPRVYLGLHNATDILGGAAIGIAIGYLVHLDRLRQLTASHLLKWEGACPGLFYACFLVISYQMICMFDPLRILGSESLLMVKHLIKEAVFTAWAK from the coding sequence ATGAACTGGTTTGACTTGCAGGTTGTTACCTTTCTCAATGGCTTTGCCCGGCAATCTTGGCTCTTCGATAAGACGATGAACATCTTTGCCGGTAACATCATGTTCAAGGGGGGGATTGTCATTCCCCTGCTCTGGTGGCTTTGGTTTCGCCGGGACAAGGGTGCACAGGACAAGGCATACCTGCTGTCTACCCTGGCGGTATCGTTCCTGTCGTTGATGGTTGCCCGGCTGCTGGCGCTGGCGCTCCCTTTCCGGCTGAGGCCGCTGCACAACCCCCAACTTGACTTCACCCTTCCCTTTGGCACAAGGCCAAGTTCCCTGGAAGGATGGAGCGCCTTTCCCAGCGATCATGCTGCCCTCTTCTTTACCCTCGCCACAGGCATTTTCCTGCTGTCCCGCCGGGCCGGCATCTATGCCTATCTCCATGCTATTTTCATCATTTCCTTTCCCAGGGTCTACCTGGGGCTGCACAATGCCACCGACATCCTTGGCGGCGCAGCCATCGGCATAGCTATTGGATACCTGGTGCACCTGGATCGCCTGAGGCAGCTGACCGCCTCCCACCTGCTCAAATGGGAGGGCGCCTGCCCGGGTCTTTTTTATGCCTGCTTTCTGGTCATCAGCTATCAGATGATCTGCATGTTCGACCCGTTGCGCATACTGGGAAGCGAATCCCTGTTAATGGTCAAGCATCTGATCAAAGAGGCCGTGTTCACCGCCTGGGCGAAATAA
- the ubiG gene encoding bifunctional 2-polyprenyl-6-hydroxyphenol methylase/3-demethylubiquinol 3-O-methyltransferase UbiG, translated as MAIFDRDPWWQPRSALYMLKTALNPVRINYFRERLHGRQGGTALEVGCGGGILSEEIAALGFTTTGIDPSAAALQVAADHAKAGGLSIGYLQAVGENLPFPDNSFDVAFCCDVLEHVQDQTRTVAEIARVLKPGGIFCYDTINRTLASWLVAIGVLQKWKRWAVMPPELHTWNKFIKPEELKMLLEKSHLGWREHRGIKPATSPIRTLSYLRRRARGEWNYKDLALRLQLIEGRCTKVMYMGYAVKDTMPLRLERKGV; from the coding sequence ATGGCGATTTTTGACCGGGATCCATGGTGGCAGCCCCGTTCGGCGCTCTACATGCTGAAGACCGCGCTCAACCCTGTGCGGATTAACTATTTCCGCGAGCGGTTGCATGGCCGGCAAGGGGGAACCGCACTGGAAGTAGGCTGCGGTGGAGGCATTCTCTCTGAAGAAATAGCGGCCTTGGGTTTTACGACCACAGGCATCGATCCTTCGGCGGCGGCCTTGCAGGTTGCCGCCGATCACGCCAAAGCCGGGGGGCTCTCCATAGGGTATCTGCAGGCAGTCGGCGAGAATCTTCCCTTCCCGGATAATTCGTTCGACGTGGCGTTCTGCTGTGACGTGCTGGAGCATGTGCAGGACCAGACAAGAACGGTGGCCGAGATCGCCAGGGTTCTCAAGCCCGGCGGCATCTTCTGCTACGACACCATTAACCGCACGCTCGCCAGCTGGCTGGTGGCCATCGGTGTTTTGCAGAAATGGAAACGCTGGGCCGTGATGCCACCCGAGCTGCACACCTGGAATAAATTCATCAAACCGGAGGAACTGAAAATGCTCCTGGAAAAAAGTCACCTGGGCTGGAGGGAACATCGCGGCATCAAGCCGGCCACCTCTCCCATCAGAACCCTCAGCTACCTGCGCCGCCGTGCCAGGGGCGAATGGAATTACAAGGACCTGGCCCTGCGGCTACAGCTCATCGAGGGCAGATGCACGAAAGTGATGTACATGGGCTATGCGGTCAAAGATACGATGCCGCTACGACTCGAACGGAAGGGGGTCTGA